The Camelina sativa cultivar DH55 chromosome 16, Cs, whole genome shotgun sequence sequence GGTTTTTGCATTTAGCATATAGggattgatgatgattgtaatcTTGGTAGAATGCtaaattcaataggatagggtTAAGATCCtcgttattagttctttgatgcttgttgattgaacttgaaatgtaagactgaaccAGGTTTTGAAATCTCAAAATTGCACtctagtcttgattgaagcatgttttgaattgacattATTCCTTATCTATCTAAACCTTATCCTaacttgcaattatcttgttatgcattgaagtcgaattcatggataccatatacatacttgaaTTGttattcacatttttaccacccttgtcaatccaagtagctgattcccatctttggaacatttccccgcacccttaaccaaccgttctttcaagccaattgtattcttgagtgtcagaccttttccgagttgagcttgttaactgacaagagtaggatccagGAAGAAACACCAGCATCCCACTCGATCCATCATGCCTGGAATGGATGTCATTCCACTCGACCAACCACGCCAGTTATCCGACTTCTTCCAcctctttgatcgagtcgagtgaagattttgccttgggattcagctttcgatGTCTTCATCACAGTTGTAGGGACTtaagtcatctttccaatgccgtttattttaAGCTAAtaggaggtgtggttcaagagttatcatcgttttagtggatgcatatacacccagctcgaacCAACACCACTATgggtcgagccaacaccactctgggtcgagccaacaccactctggGTCGAGCCAACACCCCGCTACTCCACCCTTCAAGCCACCGGTTGAGCCAACCTTCAAGTCACCGTTCGAGCCGACCATCAAGCCATCACTCGACCTCGCTCGAGCCAGCCTCACCACACATCACTCGACCTCACTCAAGCCATCTGGATCGAGTCACTGGACGCACACggactcgttcgcacatgtcaggaagacgctCCATCTCACACGCTTCatgagattcccaaaccgactcaaACCGACTATTTActttgtcgttttaagttttagggattcacatgtttgtactataaatacattttgttaagtgtTGGCCGGagacatcttttattttttttgtttttgtttttccttaaggtttatCTAGTTACCTAAAacgttttgagaatttgtatctagatattttttttaattcattgagtttttgcatttgatttcttctacaaagttgttcatctcatttttatatatcttactatgcttaattcaatattttccaagtttgtatccttgatgatgatttatgGATCTGAATAGTGtgatagttcttgaggatgggatagattaggtggaggatctcagtatgtagggtgtttaagcttagaTTCGTATGTTTCCCTCTGGACTAGAGTTTGAAacactagtttctctctgatcaattggaattaggtcttagacatttccgcacccaaaatgtgtttgatgaaatgtctgaccaactagtgccagagacttacatttCTAGCCTacgagattagttgtctaggatgttttttgacatgaatgaacttgtttgtcatgcctcttgatcatgtttctctagcgagagctaggtttagaagtggttgagtctgagtagcttctgtcaagagattgaattagctaagttgtgatgttcattgtttagggatagtttgtttttggcatgttaaacactatGTAGACTAGgttactccaccgacatcaattactcccatccttaggacctttatctttttgattgatattacatttcTAAGACTGATTCGGTTCTTGTCATCTAGTTCATGCTTAGATTCGTTTTTGGTTTCACTGATTcttgttcgcttcttgtcatacatttttgtttctagttctgtaactcatttccgttttgcattctgatcattctaggattgttagagaTAAAACCGCTCTTTGAATTgtcttgacttgtgattgcttgattgcatcttgattgctagcaacatcccatttggattggatccttaagtactacaacacataaggttaattgaacctactaggagacacaaaaatcctagtatcaatatcttcttgttcttcttctttagatcatctgagcaaaaaaaaatattacgttATCTAAAACGATTTCTTAAAGAAGCATGATATGCATTGAAAAACAGGACAAGGAGAGAGATGCTCAAATGTTGCGGTTGTGAATTCATTTCTGAAATTGGTCTCAATTGTAACTTGCACTTGTTCTTACATTTGTAACTTTTCTCCATTAAATCTCAATAAAAACAGTAGAACTGATCAAAATTGATGAGAAAACTTAGAAAATTGaaacataacataacacaaaccgATCCACGCTTTCATTAAAGAACATAACAtaacagaaacaaatcaaagaacataacataacattgataaagaaaaatacataacaCAAAACCGATTCACGCTTTAAGATTCAAGGCAGAGAGTTGGTGTCTTGAGTTGAAACTTACATCATTGGTGATATACGTATTTCCATGGGTTTGCCTTGGTATCGTGTTCATACTGTTGTATTGAATGATCCCGGTCGTTGCATGAACCTTTGAAGTAACAAAACCAAAGCAACTAACTCAAAGATCAGTTGAAGAAAGCTTATCACAACTATAATCTTCAGCAAAAACTGATTCATTCATTCACAACTACCAAGTATTCAATATTTTCACCTAATCTAAATCAAACAAGATTCATAGGTTCAATGAATTAccttattcaaacaaaaaaatgaaagcaaatattagatcaaaattcatatataacaTCTAGAAAAACTGCAGAACAAGAAGTGAAACAAggaaatatatacatttgtttaATACCTTTCTGTCACGAGCAATTTCGGCCCAACAATCATCTAGGAACAAAACAACACTGACCTATCATCTCAATTCCACACATAAATCATGCAATTGCATAAGCCAAAGGGTTTAACGATAGTGTATCTAGAACATACATAATCcttgaaataaaaacaacaacgaTGTTCCCATTCCCATAAGCAATAATCAATTACCAATATTTTCATTACGCAAGAGAAACAACTAACAACAACGGATTCTACTATTACACATCTCGATTTCACATGTGGATTATAGCTTTATCATCAGCAAGAAGAAATATGAATTCAAAGCGATTAAGCCAATAAATTATGagaaaaaccaaaccgaagACGAGAGACGCTAGATCCGTTCAGCTTGTTAACAAAGAGACTGATGAGTAACGAGACTTGTCGGGGAGATTTTGCCGTCGTCGGcaaggaaaagagagagagagaatcaagattttcaaagaaagaaactaaaaaaaaattcgtttaATCCATTTTTCTCAGCCAACCAACAAACTTAACTGGACTCTTTGTCAAAATTAATTGGACGcaatatcatatacatatatatagagttggTCCACTGAATTTCTGAGTGGTTTCTATTAGAAAGCCCATCTGGATTTATTGCAAAGATGATAGCAAGGCTTTGACTTCTCCATCCAGTGAGGAATTTGTTGCAAAGATGATAGCAACACTtagataaatttataaaatcattttgatCGCATGAAATCCATTCTCCGGTGACACATTTGTCGTCGGATCGAAATCGCATCATAATTACTTTttagaaagagagatgaaaagcCAATACGTCCATATCAAAATATGAGTACTGGTGGCGTTTAATTGATTTCTTGATTACATTAAAGTGTTTTGATCCACTTTTTCATATCgacttatttttttatacattgtttataaactactataaaaaaataaaaatgagttaattttcttttaataaatatgaatattatttatagaaaaaatgaattgTGTTGGTGGAATTAATTTGTTCATTTAAATTCATAGTCCGCgaacaataaaacaaactttaaaagttttaaaataaatttgttaatttattcTAATCTTTGCAAAAAtcttaatggttttttttatgGGAATTTTCTGATACTGTAATCAAAAGACTGAATCTCATCCTAAGGTTTAGCCCACAAAATTCCGAAAACCATGGAATAGGCGAGCCCCTGggtttgtattatataattcaTTAGTTACTATTAATAAtcctatgttttgtttttttttcctcctaaAATTATGGAAGTGATTGGAAGATAGAAGAGGGTTTTGTCCAACGAATTTAAAACGGACGACGAACAAATATGATGACATGATACACACACGCGCGGCCACATGAATGCCAAACGCCCAAACCCTACATTTCTTTTGGCACTTTCctctttttctaatataaaatatgtttttggacATTTTTGCATGGCATCGTCACCTATCTCTCCTCCATTTGTCTATCTTTTTTCAGTTCAATGTATCATCAGCAAGAGTTCACTACCCTTGTTCTTGTTTTACACATTCATGCATGGCTTGTTTTTAGTCctagttttggatttttctaGCTTCACTTTTGATAGAATTCGGGAGAAAAGATAAATTGATAAACAAAAGGAAGAGTTAACGTTGGATTCTGTTTCTTATGAGCTTTATAAAGAATTATATCATTGCATACATCTAGCTCGAAACTTAATTTCCCTGTTCATATTTATCGAGTAATATTCATTTGTTTATTGTAAACACGACAAAAATGATATTTCGTAGACATTTATTTTTCAACCTACCTaggcatttttattttaatgaattatcGCCAGTCAATCACTTTTATGGCAATATGATATATCGGCTCATCAGTTTTGTTTATCCATACGGTCTATTTTCTTTGTCGTAATCCATACGGTCTATTTGAGCATGTAAATAGTGCTTAGTGCACATATATACCATTTGATTGTAGgttcttgtttatatatatatatcttacaacaagttaatttattgtttttaaaaaatcaagaagttAAGTTATTTgtgatattataaatttatatagaacTTCTAAATTTCATAGGAGGGTGATTTATCGCATACGAGGATATCAAATGCTAGAATATGAATTTCTTTAGAGTTTATAAAGTCTAATAGAGTCGTCTGCTAGTTAATTGTTCGCATGATTATATTATAAGACGAGGTAAACCATGTGAAAGGTTGGTCGACTAATTAACATAGAAAGAGTTTAGGCCAATGTTTAATTAGAACAATTCTGCCACTGCCCAATTTAAATTTGCAAAGCCGACTCAACTTAAAATATTGGGTATAAAAACCAAATGTAGAcagtaatgaaaaaaaaatttccttaagaatcacttaaaccaCCTTATAAGATGTGTTTAATCAGTTTTACACAGCCTAAAAGACTTGTTAGTGACAATTCTTAATCTCTCTAAACCCCAAGAACCATAAAagcttattttgttttagttttgaaagaTTTTCCCAAACGGTCCGCGAAACAACATGTTTGCCCTATTAGTACAATAAATAGGAACCCTGCTTTGACCTACTTTCCTAAACAAGAATAAGTCTAAATCTTCTTGGAAATATGATAATATCTTGTTCTCCAATCAACAAGTCTCCAAGAGTATTGTCACATCATCCAATATGTGTGATTCCTCGAAAGCGCAAAACTATCTTCCAAAATCCTACAAAGACGCCTTGTAACATCATAAGTCTTCATGCTTTCATTGGGTTAGTTTTTTGTTGAACAACAGTTTAGATTATAATTAGATCAAAACcacgttgaccaaaaaaattcgAAATATGTGGTAATGCCCATAGTGATATATAGGCGAACCCGGTTTCGTTCCTCGAtcattaaaaactaaattttgtacTTGTTGCTGAATGTGtaattttcagaaatttttCTCTCACATACgctgaaaatataattaaaactttaataaagGTTGCTATATCTATTAGGATTTGAACCGTGACTATATACTACCTCAGTTTTACTTTTCCGTTATAATTCAGAATCTTATTAGTTATGTATACTGAattgtgtatttgtttttttaataaaagaagtAACAGAAGTTAGGTTAGACATCGCCATTCAATGCCGGTTGTTTTAATGAAAAGATCAAACTaccgaatataaccaataaacgttgacataattaatttagtaaaaagGCAGAATAGACTACTAGCATGCAACTAATGATTTTAGTCAAAGTGATTCCTTGAGATAACTCAGATAAGTAAGTAGTATAGATAGGAGCTAGATAATGTTAATAATAATCACAATTATGTATGGAGCTACATAATGAACAATGCGGCGATTCGACCAAACACTGTTACCACAATGTCTCCGCCACGCCGCCATCACACTTTTTTCTCGCTTGCATGCCAATTTTGAAGTTCGAACCTCTTTCTCTATTTACCATTTTATCCTCAAGTAACTTCGTTTTCAGATTCTCACCGTCTCCAAATATTTTGGCAAATCATTATTAAATTGCCAAACATTAAACTCCGAtcttgagtaaaaaaaaagaaaatacaaaaacaaacgcCGGGCAGATGTAAACAAGCATGTAAACCTTTGACTGGTTTtggttgatgatcgagcacgcGCAAGGAATGAGAGTTAGGAGACAAAAGTTCAAAGCATAGTATAGCATATAGTACTTAGTGTTAGTGTAGAAGAGACAatagatacacaatttttaacgaGTTTCAACAAATACTTACGTTCTTAAACTTTGTTGGTAATATTTTTTGAGCACAATTACAGTTAGTGCTCAATATTGGACTTACACAAACCTAAAATCTTTTCTTAGCTTGTTCCCAATCTATTCCCAACCCACTAAGAGATCCATAAGATCAACAACACTAATCTACACCTAGGACTCTCacttagaaacaaaaacccTGACCCTTTTCTCCCAAAGATGCCAAAAGGCTTACAAggtttttcctctctttttcacGTTCTAAAAAGATAAGTTTTTAAGTCCTAAATCCTCTATATTTAAGGGATTTCGTACCTCTCCCAAGGCTaacaactttcctaaaatcaagaggaaatatttcatttaactttattctttgttaaacgaatatttccttttttcattaaatcttctaaatatcttcaagcttcttttttctttgtgcTTTACCTCCAAGTAATATCTCAAAACGTGCCTTAAGTATATCTTCATAACTCTTCAAAACCAagatatacaaacaaaatcaacaggCCTCTGATGCTCTTTTATCAAACAGACGCTTGTGCATACATTAGACGCCTGTGCCGAGACAGAAGCTTGTGCAGACATATTTTGTACAGCTTcctgaacttcatcttcaacttgAGCTTGCCCACATACACttacattctcccccttttttaCTGAGTTTTATAACTCAAGCACAACACTTCATGATTTTTGGAAATCCATAACACAACCTCTTGAAGACTGCCCCATAATCAAACAACATCTTGGAAACTCCCCCATAAACAAGAATCATATTCTTCTTACaccatctccccctgcttgagtggtaaaactcattaaaaaacATTAAGAGCTCAAGTTTACCTTGACAAAGCATCCTTGACAAAGCATCCTGAAATATCAACCATCAGCACAAGACTTTGATCAGTCGTCTAACAgacaattttctttcttcttattatctGGTCTGTGAGACGATATCCTTTGGCTCAACATCTCGGTCTCCAACNNNNNNNNNNNNNNNNNNNNNNNNNNNNNNNNNNNNNNNNNNNNNNNNNNNNNNNNNNNNNNNNNNNNNNNNNNNNNNNNNNNNNNNNNNNNNNNNNNNNNNNNNNNNNNNNNNNNNNNNNNNNNNNNNNNNNNNNNNNNNNNNNNNNNNNNNNNNNNNNNNNNNNNNNNNNNNNNNNNNNNNNNNNNNNNNNNNNNNNNNNNNNNNNNNNNNNNNNNNNNNNNNNNNNNNNNNNNNNNNNNNNNNNNNNNNNNNNNNNNNNNNNNNNNNNNNNNNNNNNNNNNNNNNNNNNNNNNNNNNNNNNNNNNNNNNNNNNNNNNNNNNNNNNNNNNNNNNNNNNNNNNNNNNNNNNNNNNNNNNNNNNNNNNNNNNNNNNNNNNNNNNNNNNNNNNNNNNNNNNNNNNNNNNNNNNNNNNNNNNNNNNNNNNNNNNNNNNNNNNNNNNNNNNNNNNNNNNNNNNNNNNNNNNNNNNNNNNNNNNNNNNNNNNNNNNNNNNNNNNNNNNNNNNNNNNNNNNNNNNNNNNNNNNNNNNNNNNNNNNNNNNNNNNNNNNNNNNNNNNNNNNNNNNNNNNNNNNNNNNNNNNNNNNNNNNNNNNNNNNNNNNNNNNNNNNNNNNNNNNNNNNNNNNNNNNNNNNNNNNNNNNNNNNNNNNNNNNNNNNNNNNNNNNNNNNNNNNNNNNNNNNNNNNNNNNNNNNNNNNNNNNNNNNNNNNNNNNNNNNNNNNNNNNNNNNNNNNNNNNNNNNNNNNNNNNNNNNNNNNNNNNNNNNNNNNNNNNNNNNNNNNNNNNNNNNNNNNNNNNNNNNNNNNNNNNNNNNNNNNNNNNNNNNNNNNNNNNNNNNNNNNNNNNNNNNNNNNNNNNNNNNNNNNNNNNNNNNNNNNNNNNNNNNNNNNNNNNNNNNNNNNNNNNNNNNNNNNNNNNNNNNNNNNNNNNNNNNNNNNNNNNNNNNNNNNNNNNNNNNNNNNNNNNNNNNNNNNNNNNNNNNNNNNNNNNNNNNNNNNNNNNNNNNNNNNNNNNNNNNNNNNNNNNNNNNNNNNNNNNNNNNNNNNNNNNNNNNNNNNNNNNNNNNNNNNNNNNNNNNNNNNNNNNNNNNNNNNNNNNNNNNNNNNNNNNNNNNNNNNNNNNNNNNNNNNNNNNNNNNNNNNNNNNNNNNNNNNNNNNNNNNNNNNNNNNNNNTCTCTGATTCCTTGAGTAGCCACTGTTAGAATACAAACGTCTGTCCCTTGATGCATGCTTTGTGTAGTCTTCAGGACGATATAAATCATGCTTCTTGATCCAAACTTGATTGAATCTTTGACCctctttgtaaaatttcttCCTTCTCATGACTTGTGTTACCCTCTTCAAGAACTTGTAACACTGAGCTTTGATATGACCAGATTTCCTACAATACCAACAACCAATCACTCTTCTCTTAAAGTTGTTATGTACAGACGCATGCCAAGATTTCAGCCGGTTGTCACTGGTCTCCTTGCTGACAGACACGTTTAGGACCTTTGACGGAGATATACAGAGACTTGAATCTACAACTTTTGAAGCCAAGGTTTCTCCTTTAACAAACTGAGTAGTTGCACCAGAATCACTTCCATGGTAACCCAAACCCCATCTGACATTACATGTTCTACCAGTTGTCAGAATCTTGTCAAGATCCTTTGTTCCTCTGCTCAACATCTTGATGCTTCTTAACTGATCTTCTAAACGTTTTTCTAAATCACATTTACTTTTTCCAGAGCTAGATCTTCTTCTAGATTTGAAATTTTGCTTAACAAATCATTCTTCTCTGTGACAAGCCTCTgattttccttttccctttgtATCATATCTTTCCTCAGAGTGTTGATTTGATCATTCAGCAACAATTTAAGTTCTTCTTCTGCTGGCTCAGAGTCCTGATCCGTACAGCAAATTGTTCCATTATCAGACTTCAGTTCCAACTTATCAGCAGCAAGTTTCGTTGAGCAACAAAGTGCAACAAACtttgacttgtttgtttgaggcttttgtgtgtttttcttcctttttggcgAATGCAGACTCTTGaaccctttcttcctcactgAAGAACAAACTGATTTAAAATGACCAAAGCCCTGACAACCGTGACAACCTTATTCCTTTTCTGTCCTCCTATAATCTTCAAACTCTTGCGTCTTTTATGCACCACAAAACTCTTAAGTTCTCCTGTTTTACTAGCCACTGTGTTCTCTTCACTATCACAAACTGAGAAAACATCAATTCCTTGTGTGTTCTTACCTACATCAGACGATAAGTATTGCAACTCATAGTTTAGCAATCTACTTGTTACCTCCTGAAAAGACATATTGTCTATATCAAGAGCAACATCCATCGCAATTTTCACATGATGACATCTATGAGCTAAACCCCTCCACAGTTTCTTGACCAACTTCctgtttttgtaattctttccAAGAGCTCTAGCTTCATTCGCAATAGCATAAATTCTACCACTAAAAGCAGTAATGTTCTCGAACTCAGAAGCAAGAATATTTAACCTTGTGCGTTTCACACTTGTTTTACCTTCAAAGATAGTTTGCAGAATCTCCCAAGCCTCTTTAGCAGATGTACAACCTTGAATCAATGAGAACTGATCCCTGCGAACGCCACCAAATATTGCTGAAAGTGCCAGAGAATTCAACCTGGACAAAGCTTTGTCAGATTTTGATCACTCTGTGTTGATTTTTGGAACAACCACCTGATTTCCGTCAGAATCAACAGCAGTCTGTTTCGGCGAATCCCATCCAAGTTTGACTGCTGTCCATGCATCTTCATGAATTCCTTTAATTCTATGCATCATCAACACCTTCCACATCCCATAATAATCTGGATCTAACACCAATAAGTCTTTTGCCATGGATAACATCGATTGTGCCTCCATGTTCTTCTTCCCAAGATCTTCACCCGTTTGTTGAGTCAGACTCTGCACAGAtgcctgctctgataccacttgttagtgtagaagagacaagagacacacaatttttaacgaggttcagcaaatgcctacGTCCTCAAACTTTGTTGGTAATACTTCTTAAGGACAATTACAGTTAGTGCTCAATATTGGACTTACACAAACCTAAGATTTTTTCTTAGCTTGTTCCCAATCTATTCCCAACCCACTAAGAGatccctaagatcaacaacactGATCTACACCCATGACTCTCacttagaaacaaaaacccTCACTCTTTTCCCCTAAAGATGCCAAAAGGCTTACAAggcttttcctctctttttcacGTTCTAAAGAGATAAGTTTTTAAGTCCTAGACCCTCTATATTTAAGGGATTTCGTGCCTCTCCCAAGACTaacaactttcctaaaatcaagagaaaatatttcatttaactttattctttgttaaacgaatatttcctttttccattaaattttctaaatatttttaagtttcctttttcttcgtgTTTTATCTCCAAGTAATATCCCAAAACGTGCTTTAAGTATATCTTCATAAACCTTCAAAACCAagatatacaaacaaaatcaacagaCATCTGATATTCTTTTATCAGACAAACGCTTGTGCATACATGAGATGCctataccaaaataaaaatttgtgcaGACATATTTTGTACAGCTTCGtgaacttcatcttcaacttAAACTTGCCCACATACACTTacacttaaaaaataaaactagtaaGTGACAGCAAAATTCATCTAATTTCAGAACATTGTAGAAAgcgttaataatttttttacaagttACTATAATTCCTTTTTTGGTACATAGGTTACGATGATTATTTCATGACTATGAATTTGGATTTAAAGTATTACTTATAAAGGTACTTATAAATAAAATggtttatttttgacgtattattaaataaaataaagcaaaaaaatttatgtacaaatttttactacttttttttttgtcgtttgcTGATAccatttaataaattttcactTACCTAAATACATTTCTTATTCTTGTCATTTACTTCATAAATTCATAAACTACATAACAAAATCTAAGGATTTTATAGTATAAGtttctcttttaaatttatacatatttattacttTCAAATTATGAAATTCTTTAAGCAAAAAATACACTACACGTCACTAAATTACACACAAACAAGACGACAAAGTCCCATCCCTTGTTAATTGTTATGATCTCTCCGACCAAATACATTAGCTTCTCCTTTCTTAAATAcctctttccttcttcttaaGATCTGACCCGTACTGTACTTTCCCTCAAacccaaacacaaaaaaaaaaccccctttttcttgttgtttcctCTCTTTAAAATGCGTATGAGCTGTAACGGATGTCGAGTTCTTCGAAAAGGCTGCAGTGACAACTGTAGCATAAGGCCTTGTCTTCAATGGATCAAATCCGCTGAATCTCAAGCCAACGCTACCGTCTTCCTAGCCAAATTCTACGGCCGTGCCGGCCTCATGAACCTCCTCAGTACCGGTCCTGACCACCTCCGTCCTGGTACTAATTAAAACATATCTCGTTATGTTTTACTTGTTATTGTTCGTTATAGTTCATTGACGAGTTCTCGACCGAAGCTCATACTTCTTTTAATACCGGGACTATAAGAGTCATAAAAATCgcaatattttgtttatttccctAGCATGCAactaacgatttttttttttttttttggcaggaatATTTAGGTCATTGTTGTACGAAGCATGCGGGAGGATTGTGAATCCGATATATGGATCAGTCGGGTTATTGTGGTCTGGAAATTGGCATCTTTGTCAAGCGGCGGTAGAGGCAGTGATGAGAGGCTCTCCGGTGACTCCGATCGCTTGTGACGCGGCGGTTACGAGTCAGGCTCATCCttttaacaacaacaagctTTGTGACATAAGACACGTGTCAAGCAAGGAGGAGAACGTGAAGAGACGGAGCCGTGGTGCATGCAAGGGAGAGAGAAACGTGAGGTCACAGAGTCACGAGTCATCGCTTAGTCACGAGTCGCCAGTGTCTTCGGAAGGGACGACGACGGAGGAACCAAAGAGTTGGATCGGGCTTGAGCTGACTTTGGGGTTAGAGCCTTTGGCACGTGGGAGTCACGTGGTGGTGCcgatgaagaaaagaaagttgGAGAGGTGTGGCACGTCTGAGGATGAGGACACGTGTAAGATTGAGCTCGGACTCGTGTGTAGTGAGTGAATGGTCCTTTTTGTTTTAGCTGGTCTTAATTACAAGTTTTGTAGTTGAGTTTTAGATGTACAAATAGAGATTAacgaatctctctcttttctccttttacttttgttttgtgttgtttttcttgttttgtttgttttgttttcttcataaatGTGTAGGAATGATAAAGAGGTTTTAACTTAACAAATCTGCTATCTTCAGAAATCTCTGggattaaaatacaaaaaaataatatagataataaaGGTTGCTTGATGGAAAAATCTCCGTATGATGATTAGCCATTCATTATTAGATAATTCTGTACTTTAAAGTCTCAAAATAGCTGTTTTGTATATGAACCGTTACCGAATGACTCAGTAGCtaacaaataacaataacaTGTTACATGTTTGTTAGATTCGTTCTCAAAGGATAAATATCTAGCAACTttgttagagaagagaagaaaataacatGACCCAACTCTTTCGACTTGAATCCTGTTATTAATCTGTCCATCTATCTTCCCGTTTACACACTCACCACGTCTCATGGGGATACTTTATATACTACTAT is a genomic window containing:
- the LOC104750506 gene encoding LOB domain-containing protein 40-like — encoded protein: MRMSCNGCRVLRKGCSDNCSIRPCLQWIKSAESQANATVFLAKFYGRAGLMNLLSTGPDHLRPGIFRSLLYEACGRIVNPIYGSVGLLWSGNWHLCQAAVEAVMRGSPVTPIACDAAVTSQAHPFNNNKLCDIRHVSSKEENVKRRSRGACKGERNVRSQSHESSLSHESPVSSEGTTTEEPKSWIGLELTLGLEPLARGSHVVVPMKKRKLERCGTSEDEDTCKIELGLVCSE